A portion of the Celeribacter baekdonensis genome contains these proteins:
- a CDS encoding ABC transporter ATP-binding protein, whose translation MADLKLENVAKTYGGKVEVLKDINLDIKTGELIVFVGPSGCGKSTLLRMIAGLEKISGGTFEIDGERMNDVPPAQRGIAMVFQSYALYPHMTVYDNMAFSLKIAKKSKQEIDAAVSKAAKILQLDDYLDRLPKALSGGQRQRVAIGRAIVRDPKVYLFDEPLSNLDAALRVATRLEIAQLKESMPDSTMVYVTHDQVEAMTLADRIVVLANKGIAQVGSPLDLYERPDNEFVAQFIGSPSMNLLPGEIIETGTQTKVKLDGEGIAISAIPTQASDMGRRVNVGVRPEDMVLTDELAILNGTVDIIEALGEVTLLYFVPERGQEPLIAKLPGIHNNLRGTEVKLTADPSKVHLFADGLSMRPKD comes from the coding sequence ATGGCAGATCTGAAACTGGAGAATGTCGCCAAGACCTATGGCGGTAAAGTCGAAGTCCTCAAGGACATCAATCTCGACATTAAAACCGGCGAGTTGATCGTGTTTGTTGGCCCGTCGGGCTGTGGCAAATCCACGCTTTTGCGGATGATTGCGGGCTTGGAAAAAATTTCCGGCGGTACGTTTGAGATTGACGGCGAACGGATGAACGATGTGCCGCCCGCGCAACGCGGCATTGCCATGGTGTTTCAATCCTATGCGCTTTATCCGCATATGACGGTCTATGATAATATGGCGTTTTCGTTGAAAATCGCCAAAAAATCGAAACAAGAGATTGACGCGGCGGTGAGCAAAGCCGCGAAAATTCTACAACTCGACGACTATCTGGATCGTTTGCCAAAAGCACTCTCGGGCGGGCAACGTCAGCGGGTCGCCATCGGTCGCGCCATCGTGCGCGACCCAAAGGTCTATCTGTTTGACGAACCGCTTTCCAACTTGGACGCCGCTCTGCGGGTCGCCACCCGGTTGGAGATCGCTCAGCTCAAAGAGTCGATGCCTGACAGCACCATGGTCTATGTCACCCACGACCAGGTTGAGGCGATGACGCTGGCCGACCGCATTGTGGTGTTGGCCAACAAAGGCATCGCACAGGTCGGTTCGCCCCTTGATCTTTATGAGCGCCCCGACAATGAATTCGTCGCACAATTCATCGGCTCTCCGTCGATGAATCTTTTGCCCGGCGAGATCATCGAGACGGGGACGCAAACTAAGGTCAAGCTCGACGGTGAAGGCATTGCCATTTCCGCGATTCCGACCCAAGCCTCAGACATGGGGCGCCGGGTCAATGTCGGCGTGCGGCCTGAGGACATGGTGCTGACGGATGAATTGGCGATCTTGAACGGCACGGTGGATATCATTGAGGCCCTGGGCGAGGTGACCTTGCTGTATTTCGTACCCGAACGCGGTCAGGAGCCGTTGATCGCGAAACTTCCGGGCATCCACAACAATCTGCGCGGCACCGAGGTCAAACTCACCGCCGATCCCTCAAAGGTCCATCTTTTCGCCGATGGCCTGAGTATGCGCCCCAAAGATTAA
- a CDS encoding alpha-glucosidase, with product MNVISSSPMKPFTREKDWWRGAVIYQIYPRSYQDSNGDGIGDLLGIVQRLPYIASLGVDAIWISPFFTSPMKDFGYDVSDYCDVDPMFGHLSDFDALIDTAHQYGVKVLIDLVLSHTSDQHPWFKESRSSHDNDKANWYVWADAKPDGTPPNNWLSIFGGSAWQWDAGRMQYFLHNFLTSQPDLNFHEPQVQDALLDVAEFWLQRGVDGFRLDTINFYTHDAELRDNPPLKPEERQSKTAPAVNPYTWQNHIYDKSRPENLVFLRKLRAVMEPHNAAAVGEVGDDQRGMEILGEYTKGNDLMHMCYAFELLSGDTPSPSYIKEVMDHFNAVAEDGWACWAYSNHDVVRHVTRWKLSAAGARAFTTLMMCLRGSACIYQGEELGLPEAELAFEDLQDPYGIQFWPDFKGRDGCRTPMVWERSNHHGGFSNSGQTWLPVSADHLPLSVAQSEEEPGALLHHYRRAIAFRHAHQALKTGDMVDMRVEGTCLIFTRKNDEEELFCAFNLSDQPATLETPKGDWYQVGSELNSASPMEDGKLHLGPWQPAIMLRENI from the coding sequence ATGAATGTTATCTCCTCCTCCCCGATGAAACCTTTTACGCGTGAAAAGGATTGGTGGCGCGGCGCTGTGATCTACCAGATCTATCCGCGCTCCTACCAGGACAGCAACGGCGACGGTATTGGCGACCTGTTGGGCATTGTCCAACGTTTGCCCTATATCGCCTCGCTTGGTGTTGACGCGATCTGGATTTCGCCGTTTTTCACCTCGCCGATGAAGGATTTCGGCTATGATGTCTCGGATTACTGCGACGTTGACCCGATGTTTGGTCACCTGTCCGATTTCGACGCGCTGATCGACACCGCGCATCAATATGGCGTCAAGGTTCTGATCGACCTCGTGCTGTCGCACACCTCTGATCAACACCCGTGGTTCAAGGAAAGCCGCAGCTCGCATGACAATGACAAAGCCAATTGGTACGTCTGGGCCGATGCCAAACCCGACGGCACACCGCCGAACAACTGGCTGTCGATCTTTGGCGGATCTGCCTGGCAATGGGACGCCGGGCGGATGCAGTATTTCCTGCACAACTTCCTGACCTCACAGCCGGATTTGAATTTCCACGAACCGCAAGTGCAAGACGCGCTTTTGGACGTGGCCGAGTTTTGGTTACAGCGCGGGGTGGACGGGTTCCGTTTGGACACGATCAACTTTTACACCCATGACGCCGAGCTGCGTGACAACCCGCCGCTCAAACCGGAGGAGCGCCAGTCCAAAACCGCCCCGGCAGTGAACCCCTACACCTGGCAAAACCACATCTATGACAAATCGCGGCCTGAGAACCTTGTGTTCTTGCGCAAGCTGCGCGCAGTGATGGAGCCCCATAATGCGGCCGCCGTGGGCGAGGTTGGCGATGATCAACGCGGGATGGAGATCCTTGGTGAATACACCAAGGGCAATGATCTCATGCATATGTGTTACGCGTTTGAGCTGTTGTCGGGGGACACGCCGTCGCCGTCCTATATCAAAGAGGTGATGGATCATTTCAACGCAGTGGCTGAAGATGGCTGGGCCTGTTGGGCCTATTCCAACCACGATGTGGTGCGTCACGTAACGCGTTGGAAGCTCAGCGCGGCGGGCGCACGCGCCTTTACCACATTGATGATGTGTCTGCGCGGCTCGGCCTGTATTTATCAGGGCGAAGAGTTGGGGTTGCCGGAGGCGGAATTGGCCTTTGAAGACCTGCAAGACCCTTATGGCATCCAATTTTGGCCGGATTTCAAAGGCCGAGATGGGTGCCGCACGCCGATGGTGTGGGAACGCTCGAACCATCACGGCGGTTTTTCCAACTCTGGACAAACATGGTTGCCGGTGAGTGCCGACCACTTGCCATTGTCTGTGGCGCAATCGGAGGAAGAGCCGGGTGCCTTGCTGCATCACTACCGGCGCGCGATTGCCTTTCGCCATGCGCATCAGGCGCTCAAAACCGGCGATATGGTGGATATGCGGGTTGAGGGCACCTGTTTGATCTTCACCCGCAAGAATGATGAAGAAGAGCTGTTTTGTGCCTTCAACCTGTCGGATCAACCGGCCACGTTGGAGACACCAAAGGGCGATTGGTATCAGGTCGGCAGCGAATTGAATTCCGCCTCGCCGATGGAGGACGGAAAACTGCATCTTGGACCGTGGCAACCGGCAATCATGCTGCGCGAAAACATCTAA
- a CDS encoding tellurium resistance protein, protein MSQTPPRIMPKPFNTAPKGIWRATPPAIFPPILGLLGLGLAWRAAAKVMPAPEWIGEMILGAVSLLYVFALVAYFAKVVRRPGVVADDLRILPGRAGLSAGAASGFLFAAVLVPYSVALAKTVLVLALAAQVIVALLTIRSFALGPVEQRRVTPVWHLTFVGFIIAPVAAVPLGWTGLSHFIFATTLPIAAAIYVISAVQFAKSDVPPPLRPLLAIHLSPISLFGIVATLLGYTTLALAFAWVGVTALGVALLAIRYLTKGDFSALWGAFTFPLAAFANLMFAAATLAPLPFRVIGGLELVAATLVIVYIAAKIMQIWTKGKLSKATNAASV, encoded by the coding sequence ATGTCGCAAACTCCGCCCCGCATTATGCCCAAACCGTTCAACACGGCCCCCAAAGGCATTTGGCGCGCCACGCCTCCGGCGATTTTCCCTCCGATCTTGGGGCTTTTGGGCCTTGGCCTTGCTTGGCGCGCTGCGGCCAAAGTCATGCCTGCGCCTGAGTGGATCGGTGAAATGATCTTGGGCGCGGTGTCGCTTTTGTATGTTTTCGCCCTGGTCGCCTATTTCGCCAAAGTCGTGCGCCGTCCGGGCGTTGTGGCCGATGATTTGCGCATCTTGCCGGGGCGGGCCGGGTTGTCCGCCGGGGCGGCGAGCGGGTTTTTGTTTGCGGCTGTGCTTGTGCCCTATTCGGTCGCGCTTGCCAAAACTGTCTTGGTCTTGGCTCTGGCGGCCCAAGTCATCGTGGCGCTGTTGACCATCCGCTCCTTTGCGCTTGGCCCGGTTGAGCAACGCCGGGTCACACCTGTGTGGCACCTGACCTTTGTCGGCTTTATCATCGCGCCGGTTGCCGCCGTGCCCTTGGGCTGGACGGGGCTGTCGCACTTCATTTTTGCCACCACCTTGCCCATTGCCGCCGCGATCTATGTGATCTCCGCCGTGCAATTCGCCAAATCCGACGTGCCGCCGCCCTTGCGCCCGCTCTTGGCCATTCACCTGTCGCCGATCTCGCTTTTTGGCATCGTTGCAACGCTTTTGGGCTATACCACTCTGGCCTTGGCCTTTGCTTGGGTCGGGGTGACGGCCCTTGGTGTCGCCCTTTTGGCGATCCGATATTTGACCAAAGGCGACTTCTCGGCGCTTTGGGGGGCCTTCACCTTTCCCTTGGCCGCTTTTGCCAATCTGATGTTTGCGGCGGCCACACTCGCGCCCCTGCCGTTTCGCGTGATTGGCGGTTTGGAATTGGTCGCGGCCACATTGGTGATCGTCTATATCGCCGCCAAAATCATGCAGATTTGGACCAAAGGCAAACTCTCCAAAGCCACCAACGCGGCCTCTGTTTGA